The segment ATTCGCTGTCAGGCCGATCTCCCCGTCTGGAAAACCGGTTCTACGAGACTGGCCCGTCGGCCAGAAAATCCGCTCGCTGCGCAGGTGAGGTAGAGCCCGCTAACTCCTCTACAACCTCCACAGCCGCTTTGCGTTGCTCAACAGCAGCTTTTCCCGTTCATCGGCACTTGCACCGCCAAGCAGTGCGTGCGTTGCTGCAATCCAAGTCGCAAGCCCGCCGCCAAGCGTGCAGACCGGCCAGTCGCTGCCCCACACGACCCGGTCCCAGCCAAAGCATTGGATGGTGTGCTCCACATAGGAACGCAGCGTTTCGACAGTCCAGGATCCAGCGTCCGCATAGGCGACCACACCGGAAATTTTGCCAACGACGTTCGGGCGGCGCGCGATCTCCGCCATATGCTCGCGCCAAGGGTGCTCGCCACCACCCTTGATGTCGGGTACGCCGCAATGGTCGAGCACGAACTGCACACCCGGGGCAAGGTCAACGAGCGCAATCGCCTTGGGAATCTGATGCGGCAGGACGACGAGGTCGAAGGTCAGTCCGGTACCGGCAAGCCGCTTGATGTTTTCGCGAAACAGCGCGCCTTCCGAAAGATCGTCCGGCACGACGTGGAGCACACGTCGAAAACCCTTGACGAAAGGATCGGCGCGCTGGCGCTCGAGATAGGCGGCAAAGCCCGGCTCTTCCGGACGGCAGGAGGCAATCGCCCCGCGCAGTAAACTGTCCTTCTGTTGCGACAGCGCCTTTACGTGACTGGTCTCGGTCTCGATGTCGGCTGAATCGACATCGACTTCCATATGCAATGCGCCCTCTATGCCGGCGCGGCGAGCCTGGA is part of the Mesorhizobium sp. L-2-11 genome and harbors:
- a CDS encoding amidohydrolase family protein, yielding MIFDTHLHLIDKSAMRYPWLSGVPALNRAFSYDEYAIQARRAGIEGALHMEVDVDSADIETETSHVKALSQQKDSLLRGAIASCRPEEPGFAAYLERQRADPFVKGFRRVLHVVPDDLSEGALFRENIKRLAGTGLTFDLVVLPHQIPKAIALVDLAPGVQFVLDHCGVPDIKGGGEHPWREHMAEIARRPNVVGKISGVVAYADAGSWTVETLRSYVEHTIQCFGWDRVVWGSDWPVCTLGGGLATWIAATHALLGGASADEREKLLLSNAKRLWRL